The genome window GGACCAAGCAAGGAAAGCCATTGGTCTACCCCAGATAGCTTTTGACCTGTTATAAAATCCCTGCCCGCAATCGCACAGGCAAAGGTATAGATTTGGCCAATCCCAGGAAGACCACGGACAACGGTTGAGACAATCCCACTTACTGCTGACCAGACCTTCTGATACCATTTCTTCTTCTTTGGCTGGGGAGGGGGTGGTGGTGGCTCTATTTTTTCTAGGGCATCCTTTGGCACATAGGTTTGTAGCTCTTCGGTGGATATTTGTTCTACGCTTCTTTGACCAAGAAGATTAAGGTAGAAATTGGTTGTGTCAAGGGTTGGAATAAACCTTCTTTCCAAGCCAAGGATAAGGAAGTCTCCCAGGCTTTCATTTCTTACCACCCTTGCCCTAAGGGGATCACTGGTAGGAATAGAAAGAAATTCACTATCAGAAATGCTTTTTGCATCGTTAGGCTTTAAGCTAAATATCTGCATTGTTCCTGAATCAATAAGATGCTTTGTTCCGGAAAAGATAAGGAAATAATCTTCTCTCTTTATTAAAGAAGGGACATTAGAATAGTATTCAACTATCTTTATTAAGCTTCCATCCGGGTATTTTATCTCAGGAAGGACATCGCCAGTAGGAAGCTTGGCTAATCTTTCAGAAGAAACATTTTCTATCTCAGCCTGCTTTTCCTTAGGAAGGTATGCATTAAGGCTTTCTTTGGGAACCAGCCTCTTTCTTCCATTCATTACATAGAAGACATAATCATTGGATTTTATAAATTTCCCTTCTAAGGAAAGGGCATCTTCTGACCCCTGACCCTTGA of bacterium contains these proteins:
- a CDS encoding pre-toxin TG domain-containing protein, with amino-acid sequence MKEIRIIPPSCGSLARGASMLKQIVNLARKAKDNLGIYPSQETITSPGALRFENIEVIPSINLSSSELAKIPDLILAQSLPPESTPSLDPSLVSPPWYEPYQEGSGVKGQGSEDALSLEGKFIKSNDYVFYVMNGRKRLVPKESLNAYLPKEKQAEIENVSSERLAKLPTGDVLPEIKYPDGSLIKIVEYYSNVPSLIKREDYFLIFSGTKHLIDSGTMQIFSLKPNDAKSISDSEFLSIPTSDPLRARVVRNESLGDFLILGLERRFIPTLDTTNFYLNLLGQRSVEQISTEELQTYVPKDALEKIEPPPPPPQPKKKKWYQKVWSAVSGIVSTVVRGLPGIGQIYTFACAIAGRDFITGQKLSGVDQWLSLLGPLARGASMFKQT